A part of Sander vitreus isolate 19-12246 chromosome 8, sanVit1, whole genome shotgun sequence genomic DNA contains:
- the man2c1 gene encoding alpha-mannosidase 2C1, with amino-acid sequence MYHQPVLKNRRTLLERAEKFISDIYFTDCNLRGRLYGDSCPLEYLASFLSSKRITFTEASKQTFAPYKVADTFGPTWWTCWFKVNLKIPDSWRGKEVHFLWESDGESMVWRDEQPVQGLTKEGEKTSYILSDCLKDEEPHSVTLYVEVACNGLFGAGQGSMIASPDTNRKFSVQKAEVVVFNHDVRELLTDFEMLIDIVKELGEGEQRGYQALFTVNEMVNLCDPSDPSSFSKAHSLAHTFFSQRNGDSQHTAHAMGHCHIDSAWLWPYEETIRKCGRSWVTVIRLMEKNPQFVFTCSQAQQFQWVKSWYPGLFSQIQHYVNKGQFIPVGGTWVEMDGNLPSGESMVRQFLEGQRFFNREFGIHCKEFWLPDTFGYSAQLPQIMQGSGISNFLTQKLSWNLVNTFPHNTFFWEGLDGSKVLTHFPPGNSYEMKGKVEDLVKSVKNNKDKGRANHSAVLFGFGDGGGGPTQLMLDRLNRVQDTDGLPKVQTSSPDKLFSQLQADSDLLCTWTGELFLELHNGTYTTQAQIKRGNRQCETLLHDIEIASSLALCQDRTFQYPLKKLQELWRLLLLNQFHDVIPGSCIEMVVEDALRYYEDIRSDGAALLHDACGALGSKGNSTGVLNSLPWERHEVIQIQDGAGKPDLALVRVPSIGFSPVRDTQPVVPVSVTLQADGTVLMDNGMLQTVINKDGTLASLCLINANREAISDSCHGNQFLMFDDVPLYWDAWDVMDYHLQTRKPVLEVVQPLRVVSSGGLRGSVSFTLRISDKSTITQEIVMDAMSPYIKFNTEVKWAESHKFLKVEFPVRVHSPNATYEIQFGHLQRPTHRNTSWDWARFEVWGHKWADLSEHNFGVALLNDCKYGYSVHKNTMTLSLLRAPKAPDVNADMGTHHFTYAIMPHTGSFQDASVIQCAYNLNFPLRSFQCTPDTEPWSAFSISTAAVILETIKQAEERKRALVVRLYEAHGSSVTATLCTTLPIREAWHCDLLEKHDPARPAHITSEGITLNFSPFQIVSLLLIL; translated from the exons ATGTATCACCAGCCTGTGCTGAAGAACAGGCGCACTCTCCTCGAGAGAGCAGAGAAATTCATCTCtgatatttattttacagaCTGCAACCTGAGAGGACG ACTCTATGGAGATTCTTGCCCACTGGAGTACCTGGCCTCCTTCTTGTCCTCTAAACGGATCACTTTTACAGAAGCTTCCAAGCAGACCTTTGCACCTTATAAAGTGGCTGATACCTTTGGACCCAC gtggtggacttgctggtttAAAGTGAACCTGAAAATCCCTGACTCCTGGAGAGGGAAAGAGGTTCATTTTCTGTGGGAAAGCGATGGAGAATCGATGGTTTGGAGAGATGAACAGCCAGTTCAG GGCCTGACTAAAGAGGGTGAAAAGACGAGTTACatcctgtctgactgtctgaaaGATGAGGAGCCACACAG TGTCACCCTTTATGTAGAGGTGGCCTGTAATGGGCTTTTTGGAGCTGGTCAAGGGTCCATGATTGCATCCCCAGATACAAACAGGAAGTTTTCTGTACAGAAGGCTGAGGTAGTGGTATTTAACCACGATGTTCGGGAGCTGCTGACTGATTTTGAGATGCTGATTGACATCGTAAAG GAACTCGGAGAGGGAGAGCAACGAGGCTACCAGGCACTCTTCACTGTCAATGAGATGGTGAACCTCTGCGACCCCTCTGATCCCAGCTCTTTCTCCAAAGCTCACAGTCTGGCTCACACTTTCTTCAGCCAGCGGAACGGAGACAGCCAGCACACTGCTCATGCGATGGGTCACTGCCACATAGACTCAG CTTGGCTGTGGCCATACGAAGAGACCATTCGCAAATGTGGCCGAAGCTGGGTGACAGTGATCCGTTTAATGGAGAAGAAcccacagtttgtttttacttgcTCTCAG GCCCAGCAGTTCCAGTGGGTAAAGAGCTGGTACCCAGGACTCTTCTCCCAGATTCAGCATTACGTTAACAAAGGCCAGTTCATTCCAGTTGGAGGAACATGGGTGGAAATG GATGGTAATCTGCCTTCAGGTGAGTCCATGGTCCGGCAGTTCCTGGAAGGCCAGCGCTTCTTTAACCGTGAATTTGGAATCCATTGCAAAGAG TTCTGGCTTCCAGATACGTTTGGCTACTCTGCCCAACTTCCTCAAATAATGCAGGGCTCTGGCATTTCCAATTTCTTGACACAGAAGCTCAGTTGGAACTTGGTCAACACTTTTCCT CACAACACATTTTTCTGGGAAGGCCTGGATGGCTCCAAGGTTTTAACCCACTTCCCACCAGGAAATTCCTATGAAATGAAGGGCAAGGTTGAAGAC CTTGTGAAGTCAGTGAAGAATAACAAAGATAAAGGCAGAGCTAACCACAGTGCAGTGTTGTTTGGTTTTGGTGATGGTGGCGGTGGACCCACACAGCTGATGCTAGACAGACTGAACCGGGTCCAGGACACAGATGGACTACCCAA GGTCCAGACATCCAGTCCTGACAAGCTTTTCTCTCAGCTTCAGGCTGACTCAGATCTGCTCTGTACTTGGACCGGAGAGCTCTTCCTTGAGCTGCACAACGGCACCTACACCACACAGGCTCAG ATTAAACGAGGGAACCGGCAGTGTGAAACTCTGCTTCATGACATTGAGATAGCCAGCAGCTTGGCGCTGTGTCAGGACAGgacttttcaatatcctttgaAAAAACTGCAGGAGCTCTGGAG GCTGCTTCTTCTGAACCAATTCCATGACGTGATTCCTGGCAGCTGTATAGAGATGGTTGTGGAGGATGCACTTAGGTATTATGAAG ATATCCGCAGTGATGGTGCTGCACTGCTGCATGATGCCTGTGGTGCCCTGGGGTCAAAAGGCAACTCCACTGGCGTGTTGAACTCTCTGCCATGGGAGCGCCATGAAGTCATCCAGATTCAAGATGGCGCTGGTAAACCTGATCTGG CTTTGGTAAGAGTTCCCAGCATCGGTTTTTCccctgtcagagacacacagcctGTGGTTCCAGTCTCTGTCACTCTACAa GCCGACGGCACTGTCCTCATGGACAACGGGATGTTACAGACTGTCATAAACAAAGATGGCACTTTGGCGTCGCTGTGTTTGATCAATGCCAACAG AGAAGCCATTTCGGACAGCTGTCATGGGAACCAGTTCCTTATGTTCGATGATGTTCCTCTGTACTGGGATGCTTGGGATGTAATGGACTACCATCTGCAGACAAG GAAGCCGGTTCTGGAGGTGGTGCAGCCTCTTCGTGTTGTGTCCTCAGGTGGGCTCCGAGGCAGTGTCAGCTTCACCCTCAGGATCAGTGACAAGAGCACTATCACACAGGAGATTGTCATGGACGCCATGTCTCCTTACATCAAATTCAACACAGAG GTGAAGTGGGCAGAGTCACACAAGTTTCTTAAGGTGGAATTCCCTGTGCGAGTACACAGCCCCAATGCTACATATGAGATCCAGTTTGGCCATCTGcagagacccacacacagaaacacttcATGGGACTGGGCCAGATTTGAG GTTTGGGGTCACAAATGGGCCGATTTGTCGGAGCACAACTTTGGGGTTGCACTGCTGAATGACTGCAAATACGGCTATTCAGTCCACAAGAACACTATGACGCTGTCCCT ACTGAGAGCACCTAAGGCACCAGATGTCAACGCTGACATGGGGACTCATCATTTCACCTATGCAATCATGCCACACACAG GATCCTTCCAAGATGCCTCCGTCATCCAGTGTGCATACAACCTCAACTTCCCTTTGAGGTCATTCCAGTGCACTCCCGACACTGAGCcctggagtgccttctccatcAGCACCGCAGCAGTTATCCTTGAGACCATTAAACAG GCTGAGGAAAGGAAGAGGGCACTTGTAGTCCGACTCTATGAGGCCCATGGGAGCAGCGTGACTGCAACTCTCTGCACCACCCTTCCGATCAGGGAAGCCTGGCA TTGTGATCTCCTGGAAAAACATGACCCTGCCCGGCCAGCCCACATTACATCAGAAGGAATTACATTGAACTTCAGCCCCTTTCAAATTGTGTCACTTCTCCTCATCTTGTAA
- the neil1 gene encoding endonuclease 8-like 1, translated as MPEGPELHLASLYVNKMCTRVVFTGPVRKSEVSKNPDVPFTCEAYRITATSRGKEVKLTLTPMKSDDPKERVKAGQADQPMDIVFRFGMSGYFRFTTEDELPKHAHLCFYSKETPCRVLSFVDARRFGSWQPNGTWQSDRGPCIMFEYKSFREKVVSHLSDRAFDKPICEVLLNQKYFNGIGNYLRAEILFRLNIPPFVPARTVLEGLESEDLCENEKPVKNETTDTKTSDVAKQKQVKGETGDLLRLCHTVPLEVVNLGGKGYDPQKTDYSDFKAWLQCYYVDGMKSIGDHNGRTIWFKGDPGPMAPKDSKSPKAKKRAKKEDGHDYYTDKKKVARKHSESTSKKKVVKQETVTKTPKKEKKARPKEAGTKRRKAEKSREVTEPQHEMRSTARERTSSSAEPTAGPQRRSGRVTRQNSK; from the exons ATGCCAGAGGGACCAGAGCTCCACCTGGCCAGTCTTTACGTGAACAAAATGTGCACAAGAGTGGTGTTTACTGGACCGGTCAGAAAATCTGAAGTCAGCAAGAATCCTGATGTGCCCTTCACCTGTGAGGCCTATCGCATCACTGCCACTTCTAGAGGGAAGGAAGTGAAGCTCACGCTGACGCCCATGAAGAGTGATGATCCAAAAGAGAGAGTGAAGGCAGGACAAGCAGACCAGCCCATGGACATAGTCTTTCGCTTTGGGATGTCGGGCTATTTCCGCTTCACCACAGAGGATGAGCTGCCCAAACATGcccatctgtgtttttattccaAAGAGACGCCCTGCAGAGTGCTGAGCTTTGTGGATGCACGTAGGTTTGGCAGCTGGCAGCCCAATGGGACGTGGCAGTCTGACAGAGGGCCCTGCATAATGTTTGAGTACAAAAGCTTCAG GGAGAAGGTTGTGTCGCACCTGTCTGACCGTGCCTTTGACAAGCCCATCTGTGAAGTTCTGCTCAATCAGAAGTACTTCAACGGTATCGGGAACTACCTGAGGGCTGAAATCCTATTCAG gttgaACATCCCACCCTTTGTACCCGCCAGGACCGTACTGGAAGGCCTTGAGTCAGAAGATTTATGTGAAAACGAGAAGCCTGTAAAAAATGAGACCACAGACACAAAG ACCTCAGACGTTGCTAAACAGAAACAGGTGAAAGGGGAGACGGGTGACCTGCTCAGACTGTGTCATACAGTTCCTCTAGAGGTGGTGAACTTAG GTGGAAAGGGCTACGACCCCCAGAAAACAGACTACTCTGACTTTAAGGCATGGCTGCAGTGTTACTACGTGGATGGAATGAAATCTATCGGGGACCACAATGGCAGAACTATATGGTTTAAA GGAGATCCCGGCCCCATGGCTCCTAAAG ATTCAAAGTCACCCAAGgcaaaaaagagagcaaagaaaGAAGATGGCCATGATTATTACACAGACAAGAAAAAG GTGGCCAGGAAACACTCAGAAAGTACATCAAAGAAGAAGGTGGTCAAACAGGAAACTGTGACTAAAACcccaaagaaagaaaagaaagcacgTCCAAAGGAAGCCGGAACCAAGAGAAGAAAGGCTGAAAAGTCCAGAGAAGTAACTGAACCTCAACATGAAATGAGATCAACTGCACGTGAGAGGACGAGCAGCAGTGCAGAGCCAACTGCAG GTCCACAGAGGCGGAGTGGGAGAGTGACCAGACAGAacagtaaataa
- the commd4 gene encoding COMM domain-containing protein 4, giving the protein MRFRFCGDLDCPDWVLAEISTLAKLSSVKMKLLCAQVLKDLLGDGIDYDKVTKLTADAKFESGDIKASVAVLSFIFSSAAKHDVDSESLSSELQQLGLPKEHTTGLCKSYEDKHSALQGKLRETSLRLGRLEAASWRIDYTLSSSELREVNEPIIQLKLQTQGAESGSAETTIVSVSADKFRVLLAELKQAQTRMNALQ; this is encoded by the exons ATG CGATTCCGTTTCTGTGGAGATTTGGACTGCCCAGACTGGGTACTTGCCGAAATCAGCACATTAGCGAAGCTC TCAAGTGTCAAAATGAAACTCCTCTGTGCTCAAGTGCTGAAGGATTTGCTCGGGGATGGCATTGAT TATGACAAGGTTACAAAGCTAACTGCAGATGCAAAGTTTG AGAGCGGAGACATCAAAGCTAGTGTGGCAGTGCTCAGCTTCATTTTCTCCAGTGCAGCGAAGCATGATGTTGACAGCGAATCTCTGTCCagtgagctgcagcagctcgGTCTGCCTAAAG AACACACAACGGGGCTCTGCAAATCATATGAAGACAAGCACTCGGCGCTGCAAGGCAAACTAAGAGAGACAAGCCTGAGAT TGGGCAGACTGGAGGCTGCGTCATGGCGCATTGACTACACTCTGAGCTCCAGTGAGCTGAGGGAAGTGAATGAACCGATAATTCAGCTTAAACTGCAGACACAAGGAGCAGAGTCAGGTTCCGCAGAGACGACTATTGTTTCTGTTTCCGCTGACAAGTTCAGAGTCTTGCTTGCAG aGCTCAAACAAGCCCAGACTAGGATGAATGCACTACAATGA